The Nitrospirota bacterium genome contains the following window.
TCGAGGGCCATGCAGTAAGCAAGTGTATGAGCCACTGTAGTATCTCCGGATACACGGCCTGCCAGTCTGGCTCCATCCAGCCAGGTGAGGGACTCAAATCTCTTTTCTATCCCCTTGTGTACATAGCCAAGCCTCTCTTCCAGGTGGAGGATGTCCTCTCCTACTGCCTGAAAGCGGAAATGACCTGGTTCGATGATACCGGCATGAACAGGACCGACAGCTATTTCATAAACCCCTTCACCTTCTGCCCTGATCCACTGATATTCCCCCTTCACCCGCTGCATCGGCACAGAAGGATCAAACCCTTTCCTCAAAGGATATGCATCCTCCGGCCAGTCCTCGTGTTTTATCCATGGCCTCGTGTCAGGGTGGCCGGCAGGGATAACCCCCATGAGGCTTCTCATCTGGCGTTCAAAGCGGGAGGCAGCTGCAAATATCCCGGTAAGGCTTGGGAATGTTGGATCATCAATAGGAATGCGGCAACTGACTATGATGTATTCAGAGTCGAGTGCATAACATGTGTAGATTCCGAACCCTCTGATGGGACCCATCCCTGTTTCGTCTGTTGCCCATTCTGCAACAAGCCTTGCGCCGGACTTTTTCATTTCCTTTGCCGCTTCTAAAAACCTTTCCCTTGGAATATGAAAAGATGGGACAGTGGCCGGATAGTGACAAACATCCTTTAAGGCATCTGGACCAAGCACTCCTGTTATAATTTTTTCTAAACTTTCCATATTATCCTTCGTCCGGAAACAGCGCCTGCCTGTCTTTGCTACATTGCAATCATTGCTTATTTTAACAACTCCACGGCCGTATGAAACCATTGAGACAGAAAATTCGGCATATATAATCCTATTACAAGTACAAGCGCCAGGTGCAGCACAACCGGGATGTGGGCGGCCTTAAGAATATGCTGTTTTGGCGGCTGATGGCCGGAAACCATTGGCTGGATACGCCGGAATATAGCAGCGAAGGCAACACCCAGACCCAGAAGAAGAAAAGGCATCAGGTATGGCGCATCTTTCATCGTTGCTGTCAGGATCAGAAACTCGCTCGTGAATACACCGAAAGGCGGCATTCCAACAATAGCCATAACGCCCAGGAGAAGCCCCCATCCCACAAGAGGGTTTCCACGAACCAGCCCCTTTATTTTGCTCATCTCCTGAGTATCATGCATCTGTGCCGCATGCCCCACTGTAAAAAAGATAGAAGACTTGGTAAGGCTGTGGACCAGCATATGAAGCAAGGCCCCGAAGGTTGCAACTGGCCCCCCAAGGCCGAAGGCAAACGTTGCGATACCCATATGTTCGATAGAAGAGTATGCGAACATCCTCTTGATGTCCTTCTGGCGAAGGAGCGAAAAAGCGGAAACTATAATTGAAAGGATGCCGAAACCCATCATTATATTACCTGCCAGGTTTGTACCGAGAGATCCATCCACTAATACCTTGCACCTTACCAGCGCATAGAGTGCAATGTTTAACAGGAGGCCCGAGAGTACTGCCGAGATCGGTGTAGGACCTTCGCTGTGGGCATCGGGAAGCCAGTTGTGAAGCGGCACAAGCCCTACCTTTGTCCCGTATCCCACCATAAGAAACACGAATGCCAATTGCAGGACTGTAGGTTCAAGCTGCCCGCTCACAAAGCTCAGGTTAGTCCAAAGCAATGCCTCTCCTCCCTCACCAAGGACCCTCTCAGCCGCAAAATAAAGCAGTACCGTTCCGAAAAGTGCAAGTGCAATCCCCACACCGCAGAGGATAAAATATTTCCATGCCGCCTCTATTGCTGTGGGCGTCCTGTATAGAGATACGAGAAGTACCGTGGAAAGGGTTGCAAGTTCCATTGCAATCCAGAGGACACCAAGATTGTTGGTTAAAAGACAGAGCAGCATCGCGAAAATGAAGAGCTGGAACATCGCATGATAGAAGCGCATACCCCAGTGGCCGACACGGCCATGCGCCCTCTCTGTTCTCATATATCTCCTGCTGAAGATAGCGGTAGTCATGGAAACGAATGTCGTCAGCACAACAAGATAAACATTAAATTCATCAATGAAGAAAAACTTCCTCCCGGCCATAAACGATCCGTCAATATAGACCTGTCTGGCGAGGGCAATGCTGACTGCAAAAGTTGCTAATGAACAGACAATGTTTATCTCAGGGGCATACTTCCTGTCCCCCACAAAGGCCAGGATAGCGGCAGCTATTAAAGATACACCTAATAAAAGTAAAATAGTCATAATAACGTTACCTAATCCCGGGCAGTTAAATAGAATTAAATAGGTTAAATAAGATAAATAGGCGCTGTCCCTATTTAACTGCTCAGTCCTCCTCTTTCAGTCTTGCCATCTGTTCCACATCAAGGCTTTCAAAGGTAGTTCTTATATGGAAAAAGAATATGCCGAAAATGAACGCAGCAATCAATATATCCAGGGCAACGCCAAGTTCCACTACCAGCGGCATACCGTAAGTTGCGCTCGTCGCAGCAAAGAACAATCCGTTTTCCATGGCAAGGAAGCCTATTATCTGGGTAACAGCATGCTTCCGGGTAATCATCATCAGAAGCCCAAGCATTACGGTCGCCAGGGCCACAGAAATAGTCGAACGGGTAACAAGGGTTGACAACTCACGGATGGGCGAAGTCAGATGATATGAGAAGATAACGATTGCGATTCCTATCAGCATAGTGCTGGGGATATTGATAACCGTCTCAACTTCCTTGTGAATCTGTAACCGGATTATAAGCAAATGGAGAATATACGGGAGTGCGATGACCTTAAGAATCAGCGTAAGAACAGACGATATATAAAGATGGTGTTGTCCCGCAACATACCCGACTACTGCGGTACTGATCGAAAGAAATAGTCCCTGCCACGCAAAGATGTGCAGGAGGCCGTATATCCTTCTTTGGGCAAGGAGACCAAAGGAGGTCAGGAGTATCATCGCCGCCAGTACACTATTTA
Protein-coding sequences here:
- a CDS encoding hydrogenase 4 subunit F; the protein is MTILLLLGVSLIAAAILAFVGDRKYAPEINIVCSLATFAVSIALARQVYIDGSFMAGRKFFFIDEFNVYLVVLTTFVSMTTAIFSRRYMRTERAHGRVGHWGMRFYHAMFQLFIFAMLLCLLTNNLGVLWIAMELATLSTVLLVSLYRTPTAIEAAWKYFILCGVGIALALFGTVLLYFAAERVLGEGGEALLWTNLSFVSGQLEPTVLQLAFVFLMVGYGTKVGLVPLHNWLPDAHSEGPTPISAVLSGLLLNIALYALVRCKVLVDGSLGTNLAGNIMMGFGILSIIVSAFSLLRQKDIKRMFAYSSIEHMGIATFAFGLGGPVATFGALLHMLVHSLTKSSIFFTVGHAAQMHDTQEMSKIKGLVRGNPLVGWGLLLGVMAIVGMPPFGVFTSEFLILTATMKDAPYLMPFLLLGLGVAFAAIFRRIQPMVSGHQPPKQHILKAAHIPVVLHLALVLVIGLYMPNFLSQWFHTAVELLK
- a CDS encoding formate hydrogenlyase, producing the protein MSVNVAAQLNSVLAAMILLTSFGLLAQRRIYGLLHIFAWQGLFLSISTAVVGYVAGQHHLYISSVLTLILKVIALPYILHLLIIRLQIHKEVETVINIPSTMLIGIAIVIFSYHLTSPIRELSTLVTRSTISVALATVMLGLLMMITRKHAVTQIIGFLAMENGLFFAATSATYGMPLVVELGVALDILIAAFIFGIFFFHIRTTFESLDVEQMARLKEED